The Dehalogenimonas sp. 4OHTPN genome window below encodes:
- a CDS encoding ABC transporter ATP-binding protein codes for MSMVHGFPWAGHDSPDIKPRITRGLVRRVLGYAKPYRGLIAGMLLITMAISGLSLLTPLILKDLIDTTLPEGNTDRLWLLVGGLVLVPLVSSGLTVWQRRLNATVGEGVVYDLRVSLFGHLQRMALNFFTNTRVGELMSRLNNDVVGAQTAISNTFVSIVASFIQTVAVLSVMFVLEWRLTLLSIVILPLLLAAGRNLGRRLQRVAREQMSLNARMNAVMHELLNISGALLVKLFGRAANEDDRFKEKASAVRDAGVRRAVTGMIFFASIGLISSIGVALVYGVGGYLVIEGALTIGTIVALAALLASLYNALQNLTNAPVDFATSMVSFERVFEVIDLPHEIADRPQAAALENVRGVLEFRDVSFKYNINENSLLKDVRRVGDMNDVGAVLSGAVKPGGQPAADGREKVSQARELVLDRVSFRAEPGQLVALVGPSGAGKTTLTYLIPRLYDPIGGKILIDGHDLRDVRLDSLSAQIGMVTQETYLFHDTIQVNLLYARPDATQIQIEEAARAANIHDFIMGLPARYDTVVGERGYRLSGGEKQRLALARVILKNPRILVLDEATSSLDSESEALIQDALKRVMAGRTSIVIAHRLSTILAADLILVVDRGRIIEQGTHGQLMARCGLYARLYETQFRHRHTGPAGVE; via the coding sequence ATGTCGATGGTGCACGGCTTCCCGTGGGCAGGGCATGACAGCCCCGATATCAAACCGCGGATTACCCGCGGTCTGGTACGGCGGGTACTGGGCTATGCCAAACCGTACCGGGGGCTTATCGCGGGGATGCTTCTTATCACCATGGCGATCTCCGGCCTGTCGCTCCTGACGCCGCTTATTCTAAAAGACCTGATCGATACCACGCTCCCTGAAGGCAACACTGACAGGCTGTGGCTGCTGGTCGGCGGCCTGGTACTTGTGCCGCTGGTGAGCAGCGGGCTGACGGTGTGGCAGCGACGTCTCAACGCTACCGTCGGCGAAGGCGTCGTCTATGACCTGCGGGTATCTCTTTTCGGCCACCTGCAGCGGATGGCCCTCAACTTTTTTACCAATACCCGCGTCGGCGAACTGATGAGCCGGCTCAACAACGATGTGGTGGGTGCCCAGACCGCCATCTCCAATACTTTCGTCAGCATTGTCGCCAGCTTCATCCAGACGGTCGCCGTGCTCTCGGTTATGTTCGTCCTGGAGTGGCGGCTGACGCTGCTTTCGATCGTCATCCTGCCGCTGCTGCTGGCGGCGGGACGCAACCTGGGGCGGCGGCTCCAGCGGGTCGCCCGCGAACAGATGAGCCTGAACGCCAGGATGAACGCGGTGATGCACGAACTGCTGAATATCTCCGGCGCTTTGCTGGTCAAGCTGTTCGGGCGGGCGGCAAACGAGGATGACCGGTTCAAGGAAAAAGCCAGCGCGGTGAGGGACGCCGGTGTCCGCCGGGCGGTAACCGGCATGATTTTTTTCGCCAGCATCGGCCTGATCAGTTCGATAGGCGTCGCCCTGGTATACGGCGTCGGCGGCTACCTGGTGATCGAAGGTGCGCTGACCATCGGCACCATCGTCGCCCTGGCGGCTTTACTGGCCAGCCTATACAACGCGCTGCAGAACCTGACCAACGCCCCCGTGGATTTTGCGACCTCCATGGTCAGCTTCGAGAGGGTGTTTGAAGTCATCGACCTGCCTCACGAGATCGCCGACCGGCCGCAGGCGGCGGCGCTGGAGAATGTGCGCGGCGTGCTGGAATTCCGGGATGTGAGTTTCAAGTACAACATAAACGAAAACAGCCTGCTCAAGGATGTCAGGCGGGTCGGCGACATGAACGATGTCGGCGCGGTGCTGTCAGGCGCGGTCAAGCCCGGCGGCCAACCGGCGGCGGACGGGCGGGAAAAAGTCAGCCAGGCCAGGGAACTGGTGCTGGACCGGGTGTCATTCCGCGCCGAGCCAGGGCAGCTGGTGGCGCTGGTAGGCCCGTCGGGCGCCGGCAAAACGACGTTAACTTATCTGATTCCCCGCCTTTACGATCCCATCGGCGGCAAGATCCTTATTGACGGGCATGACCTGCGGGACGTGAGGCTGGATTCCCTTTCGGCGCAAATCGGCATGGTGACCCAGGAAACATACCTTTTCCACGATACCATTCAGGTGAACTTGCTTTACGCCAGGCCTGATGCCACCCAGATCCAGATAGAAGAGGCGGCGCGGGCGGCCAATATCCATGATTTCATCATGGGTTTGCCGGCGCGCTACGATACGGTGGTCGGAGAACGCGGCTACCGATTGTCCGGCGGTGAAAAGCAGCGGTTAGCTCTGGCCAGGGTGATCCTGAAAAATCCCCGCATCCTGGTGCTGGATGAGGCGACCAGTTCCCTAGATTCGGAATCGGAAGCTCTGATTCAGGACGCGCTGAAACGGGTAATGGCAGGAAGGACCAGCATCGTTATCGCTCACCGGCTGTCGACCATACTGGCCGCGGATCTGATCCTGGTAGTTGACCGCGGCCGCATTATCGAGCAGGGGACCCACGGCCAGTTGATGGCCAGATGCGGATTATATGCGCGGCTGTACGAAACTCAATTCAGGCACAGGCACACCGGCCCGGCAGGGGTTGAGTAG
- a CDS encoding valine--tRNA ligase, whose translation MTDIPAPELSKAYDPSQVEEKWYKFWMEQGYFKPVIDRNKKPFVIIMPPPNVTGELHLGHALTATLEDIMIRWHRMKGEPTLWLPGVDHAGIAAQVVVERMLAKEKKTKYDLGREAFTRRMWEWANSCRETIRKQHMKLGASCDWDREVFTLDEGPSLAVRTTFKNLYDKGLIYRGERIINWCPRCHTAISDLEVDHKDLSGHLWHIKYPLADDPTRFVTVATTRPETMLGDVAVAVHPDDERYRDLVGRTLLLPLVDREIPIVADSVVDMTFGTGAVKTTPAHDPTDFDIASRHNLPLLNIFNDDATLNKNAGRFAGMDRYAARKIIAEELARMGLLALVQDYSHSVGHCQRCATVTEPLASRQWFVRMEALAKPAIEAVTSGRIKILPERFIKQYLNWMENIRDWCISRQLWWGHRIPVWYCRSCGEVIVSIDFPTQCTKCRSTDIEQDPDVLDTWFSSGLWPHSTLGWPNKTADLDYFYPTTVMETGYDILTFWVSRMITMGLENTGKIPFDTVYLHGLIRDEKGEKMSKVKGNVLNPLALIDKFGTDALRFGITTGNSPGNDIKLSENRLEAGRNFANKLHNAGRFVIAALAKAEKVPPVYPRDLPAEDRWILSRLSRTISQVAAYMEDLQFGEAERTVHDFIWGEFCDWYIELAKIRLQSGTLPSPVSVLLKILDESLRLLHPFMPFVTEELWQHLRKYLTNPPESIMVADYPKADKAVVDAAAEALVEELIEAVRAIRNVRAEHKVEAGRWIAAEIHAGELKASLDRYRATIETLVRVRPFEIIADRFIGESDMARIVLVLKDLEVVLPLSGMIDQEAESRRQATELAETESQVARLSAMLSNADFLAKAPPLVVAKEKAKLEALQDKLKRLKG comes from the coding sequence ATGACCGATATTCCCGCCCCCGAACTCTCCAAGGCTTATGACCCGTCTCAGGTGGAAGAAAAGTGGTACAAGTTCTGGATGGAGCAGGGCTACTTCAAGCCCGTCATCGACCGGAACAAAAAACCTTTCGTCATCATCATGCCTCCGCCCAACGTTACTGGAGAACTGCACCTGGGCCACGCCCTGACCGCTACTCTTGAGGACATCATGATCCGCTGGCACCGCATGAAGGGCGAGCCTACCCTGTGGCTGCCGGGCGTCGACCACGCCGGCATCGCTGCCCAGGTGGTGGTGGAGCGCATGCTGGCCAAAGAGAAGAAGACCAAATACGACCTCGGTCGCGAGGCCTTCACCCGGCGGATGTGGGAGTGGGCCAACTCCTGCCGTGAAACCATCAGGAAGCAGCATATGAAGCTGGGCGCTTCCTGCGACTGGGACCGCGAGGTCTTCACCCTGGACGAAGGTCCCAGCCTGGCCGTCCGGACGACGTTCAAAAACCTCTATGACAAAGGCCTCATCTATCGCGGTGAGCGCATCATCAACTGGTGCCCCCGCTGCCACACCGCCATCTCCGACCTCGAGGTAGATCACAAGGACCTTTCCGGCCACCTGTGGCACATCAAGTACCCTCTGGCTGACGATCCGACGCGCTTCGTCACCGTAGCGACGACCCGGCCGGAAACCATGCTTGGCGATGTTGCCGTGGCCGTCCACCCGGACGATGAACGCTACCGGGATCTGGTCGGCAGGACTCTGCTGCTGCCGCTCGTGGACCGTGAGATCCCCATCGTCGCCGACTCTGTGGTGGACATGACCTTCGGCACCGGCGCCGTCAAAACGACCCCAGCCCATGACCCGACTGACTTCGATATCGCCAGCCGCCATAATTTGCCCCTTCTGAATATCTTCAACGACGACGCGACGCTTAACAAGAATGCCGGGCGTTTCGCCGGCATGGATAGGTACGCGGCGAGGAAAATCATCGCCGAAGAACTGGCCCGGATGGGACTGCTGGCGCTGGTTCAGGACTACAGCCATTCGGTAGGGCATTGCCAGCGCTGCGCCACCGTGACCGAGCCGTTGGCTTCCCGCCAGTGGTTCGTTAGGATGGAAGCCCTGGCCAAACCCGCCATCGAGGCGGTCACCTCCGGCCGGATTAAGATCCTGCCCGAGAGGTTTATCAAACAATACCTCAACTGGATGGAGAACATCCGTGACTGGTGCATCTCCCGCCAGCTGTGGTGGGGCCACCGTATTCCGGTGTGGTACTGCCGCTCCTGCGGCGAGGTAATCGTTTCAATCGATTTTCCAACACAATGTACAAAATGCCGCTCCACGGATATTGAACAGGACCCGGATGTGCTGGATACCTGGTTCTCCTCCGGCCTCTGGCCCCATTCTACCCTCGGCTGGCCGAATAAGACAGCGGACTTGGACTACTTCTACCCCACCACCGTCATGGAGACCGGCTACGACATTTTGACCTTCTGGGTATCCCGGATGATCACCATGGGTCTCGAAAACACCGGCAAGATTCCCTTTGACACGGTATATCTCCACGGCCTCATCCGCGACGAGAAGGGCGAGAAGATGTCCAAAGTCAAGGGCAATGTGTTGAACCCGCTCGCTTTGATCGATAAATTCGGCACCGATGCCTTGAGATTCGGCATCACCACCGGCAATTCGCCCGGCAACGACATCAAATTGTCGGAGAACCGGCTGGAAGCCGGGCGCAACTTCGCCAACAAGCTCCATAACGCCGGGCGCTTCGTCATTGCCGCTTTGGCCAAGGCCGAGAAAGTGCCGCCGGTTTACCCGCGTGACCTACCGGCCGAGGACCGCTGGATACTTTCCCGCCTGTCGCGCACCATCTCCCAGGTGGCGGCATACATGGAAGACTTACAGTTCGGTGAGGCTGAGAGAACCGTCCACGACTTCATCTGGGGCGAGTTCTGCGACTGGTATATAGAGCTGGCCAAAATCAGGCTGCAATCCGGGACCTTGCCTTCTCCGGTGTCGGTGCTCTTAAAAATCCTCGATGAGTCGCTGCGGCTGTTGCATCCATTCATGCCTTTCGTGACTGAGGAACTGTGGCAGCACCTGCGGAAGTACTTAACGAACCCGCCCGAATCAATCATGGTCGCTGACTACCCGAAGGCTGATAAGGCGGTCGTGGATGCCGCCGCTGAGGCTTTAGTCGAGGAGCTGATCGAAGCTGTTCGGGCTATCCGCAATGTTCGCGCCGAGCACAAGGTCGAAGCCGGGCGGTGGATCGCCGCGGAGATCCATGCCGGGGAACTGAAGGCGTCTCTCGACCGCTACCGGGCAACTATTGAGACTCTGGTCCGGGTGCGACCCTTTGAGATTATTGCTGACCGCTTCATCGGCGAGAGCGATATGGCGCGTATCGTGCTGGTGCTGAAAGACCTCGAGGTCGTGCTGCCGCTGTCCGGCATGATTGACCAGGAGGCGGAGTCGAGACGCCAGGCCACAGAACTGGCCGAAACCGAAAGTCAGGTTGCCCGCCTTTCGGCGATGCTGAGTAATGCTGATTTCCTGGCTAAGGCGCCGCCGCTAGTCGTCGCCAAGGAGAAAGCCAAGCTTGAAGCCCTTCAAGACAAGCTTAAGAGGCTGAAGGGCTAG
- a CDS encoding isochorismatase family protein, with the protein MTGMTEPYVTTQNIESKTVEWLERIGACNRHVMELKPGNSALLVIDMQNFFLDPASPSFTCGGTAILPAVKRLVAAFRRASRPVIFTRHVHHPANLDSGIMQWWWEGMCLEGSPDSEIHPELASLPNEKVVLKHRYSAFYNTDLETVLRCLKVEDLVITGVMTNMCCESTARDAYFRDYRVFFPADANGSINEEMHLASLINLAFGFAYVTNSGSIVSQIDPDPSHGKK; encoded by the coding sequence ATGACCGGAATGACAGAACCGTACGTGACAACCCAAAACATCGAATCCAAAACCGTCGAATGGCTGGAGCGGATCGGTGCCTGCAACCGCCACGTCATGGAACTGAAGCCCGGGAACAGCGCCCTTTTGGTCATCGACATGCAGAATTTTTTTCTCGATCCGGCGTCTCCTTCCTTCACCTGCGGCGGGACTGCCATCCTCCCGGCGGTGAAACGCCTGGTGGCGGCCTTCCGCCGCGCCAGCCGCCCGGTCATTTTCACCCGCCACGTTCATCATCCCGCTAATTTGGACTCAGGCATCATGCAGTGGTGGTGGGAAGGAATGTGCCTCGAAGGCAGTCCGGATAGTGAAATCCACCCGGAACTGGCCTCGCTGCCGAACGAAAAAGTGGTGCTGAAACACCGTTATTCAGCCTTTTACAACACCGATCTGGAAACTGTCCTGCGCTGCCTGAAAGTTGAGGATCTGGTAATCACCGGCGTCATGACCAATATGTGCTGTGAATCCACCGCCAGGGATGCCTATTTCAGAGATTACCGGGTCTTTTTCCCGGCTGACGCCAATGGTTCGATCAACGAAGAGATGCATCTGGCCAGCCTGATAAACCTGGCCTTCGGGTTCGCCTATGTCACCAACTCCGGATCGATCGTTTCACAGATCGATCCCGATCCCAGTCACGGGAAGAAGTAA
- a CDS encoding APC family permease has translation MASTPPKLEKRIGLSQAVLSGLGVTVGAGIYVLIGAGAGSAGNAVWLSFVIAAVISSFTALSYARLARFKPVNAPEFHYVKLAFNQRLGFLAGWLILWSMVVSAAVVSLGFAGYLQQFIDLPAAAIAAALVGVSTLIILIGTRQSMALMGILTAVTVFGLVAVIVIGVPHLGSADLLEAPQGLSGVFSAAALVFFAFLGFETMANLSGEMKNPGRDLPKAMLLVLAVSAVFYVLVALAAVNVLGWEALSSSSAPMTDVFRLGLGASSAGVITIISMAATGSTAFFLLLSASRAVWEMSCYGVLPLPFCTIGQRRTPWVAIAGVGLFSVIFILIRNIETVALFTNIAVLLAFTGINAAAIRLSKSLGKAANSKPRAWERIAPALGIAACLWLAWNTGTAAMLFGGLLVAVGLVYYQAFVARTSNSWPDRDESPL, from the coding sequence ATGGCATCCACTCCGCCGAAACTTGAAAAACGCATTGGTCTCAGCCAGGCGGTCTTAAGCGGTCTGGGCGTAACCGTTGGCGCTGGCATATATGTCCTGATCGGCGCGGGCGCTGGCAGTGCCGGCAACGCGGTTTGGCTTTCATTCGTCATCGCCGCCGTGATTTCCAGCTTCACCGCCCTGTCTTACGCCCGCCTCGCCCGCTTTAAGCCGGTCAATGCTCCGGAGTTTCATTATGTCAAGTTAGCCTTCAACCAACGGCTGGGTTTTTTAGCCGGCTGGCTGATTCTATGGTCCATGGTCGTCTCGGCGGCGGTGGTATCTCTGGGATTCGCGGGCTACCTTCAACAATTCATTGACCTCCCAGCCGCCGCCATCGCCGCGGCGCTGGTCGGCGTGTCCACCCTGATCATCCTGATCGGCACCCGGCAATCGATGGCGCTCATGGGTATCCTCACTGCGGTCACTGTGTTCGGACTGGTAGCGGTGATCGTGATCGGGGTGCCTCACCTCGGCTCGGCGGACCTGCTGGAAGCGCCGCAAGGGCTGTCCGGGGTCTTCAGCGCCGCAGCGCTGGTCTTTTTTGCCTTCCTCGGATTTGAAACCATGGCTAACCTGTCCGGTGAAATGAAAAATCCCGGCCGGGACCTGCCCAAAGCCATGCTTTTGGTGCTGGCGGTCAGCGCGGTTTTTTATGTCCTCGTCGCCCTTGCCGCCGTCAACGTCCTGGGTTGGGAGGCCCTGAGTTCGTCCAGCGCGCCTATGACCGATGTTTTCAGGCTAGGGCTTGGTGCCTCTTCCGCCGGCGTTATCACCATCATCTCTATGGCTGCCACCGGCAGCACCGCCTTTTTCCTCCTGCTCTCGGCGTCGAGGGCGGTCTGGGAGATGTCTTGCTACGGCGTGCTGCCGCTGCCGTTTTGCACCATCGGTCAACGCCGGACCCCTTGGGTCGCCATTGCAGGGGTAGGTCTGTTTTCCGTCATATTCATACTCATACGAAACATTGAGACTGTGGCTTTGTTTACCAATATAGCCGTCCTTCTGGCTTTTACAGGCATCAACGCCGCAGCTATCAGGCTGTCGAAAAGCCTGGGCAAGGCGGCTAATTCGAAACCGCGGGCCTGGGAGCGTATTGCCCCGGCGCTCGGGATCGCCGCCTGCCTGTGGCTGGCATGGAATACCGGGACCGCCGCCATGTTATTCGGTGGACTATTGGTTGCCGTCGGGTTGGTTTACTACCAGGCCTTTGTCGCCCGGACATCGAACAGCTGGCCGGATCGGGACGAATCACCGCTGTAA
- a CDS encoding phospholipase D family protein, whose product MVKFLNTTGVSYHLEQLLRNTREKLILISPYLKVNDRVRQALQELDRFKYDIRLVFRDNQLNPSEQKWLSALSNIRTSFCQNLHAKCYLNETEAIITSMNLYESSQINNYEMGVLVTKEQDPDLYKAIYEEAMILVRDSTDVRITVSEVPKKPMFSENKTLPPVSGFCIRCHTELKLNPMIPYCKDCYTLWKKKQDDTQEERYCHICGKANPSSINKPSCYECYKSNKNKLEFPIVSNK is encoded by the coding sequence GTGGTAAAATTCCTAAACACTACCGGCGTGTCCTACCACCTTGAACAACTTCTAAGAAATACGAGGGAAAAGTTGATCCTAATAAGCCCGTACCTCAAAGTCAACGATAGAGTCAGACAAGCTTTACAAGAACTCGATAGATTCAAATATGATATTAGACTTGTCTTTAGAGACAATCAATTAAATCCTAGCGAACAAAAATGGCTAAGTGCTTTATCAAATATTCGAACAAGTTTCTGCCAAAATCTTCATGCAAAATGCTATTTGAATGAAACAGAAGCAATTATCACCTCCATGAATTTATACGAATCATCACAGATTAATAATTATGAAATGGGGGTGCTTGTTACCAAGGAACAAGACCCAGACCTTTATAAAGCTATCTATGAAGAAGCGATGATCTTAGTTCGTGATAGCACCGATGTTAGAATCACCGTATCCGAAGTACCCAAGAAACCTATGTTTTCGGAGAATAAAACCTTACCGCCGGTATCTGGTTTCTGTATTCGGTGCCATACAGAACTCAAATTGAATCCTATGATTCCTTATTGTAAGGACTGTTATACACTCTGGAAGAAGAAGCAGGACGATACGCAAGAAGAGCGATACTGCCATATTTGCGGGAAAGCAAATCCTTCTAGCATAAACAAGCCAAGTTGTTATGAATGTTATAAATCCAATAAAAATAAACTCGAATTCCCAATAGTTTCAAACAAATAA
- a CDS encoding PAS domain S-box protein, translating into MKKRKSSLPDQDYRYLFENASDAIWVQDLDGRILYANRAAERLTGYDQDELLDQDVGKFLPDAHSHDIAREVRRRLLAGEDFHQPYEQRIVRRDGSLAIWRMASSLVITGGEVAGFQHIARDVTAERQLQDNMRFYVQEVIRAQEDERKRVARELHDEVSPSLLLLIQRIDAISSNSRLKLSEVMKQKMEDLRVQTVEALESTRRIAQDLRPRILDDLGLIAALEWMADNLIKKHGIEAKVIIVGREQALSSEVQLLLFRIAQEALNNVRKHSDASQVEITVTFGEEKTVVSIADNGKGFSVPLRISDLAAGGKLGLAGMQERAQLIGGHVDLKSDPGHGAVITVEVPNQGNRCDMPTPSQELERRLRS; encoded by the coding sequence ATGAAAAAGAGAAAATCTAGCCTCCCTGACCAGGACTACCGCTACTTATTCGAAAACGCCTCTGACGCCATCTGGGTTCAAGATCTGGACGGGCGGATCCTCTACGCAAATAGGGCTGCCGAGAGGCTTACCGGCTACGATCAGGATGAACTGCTTGATCAGGATGTCGGCAAGTTCCTGCCGGACGCTCATTCCCATGATATCGCCAGGGAAGTCCGCCGCCGCCTGCTGGCAGGGGAAGACTTTCACCAGCCTTATGAGCAACGCATCGTCCGCAGAGACGGTTCGCTGGCGATCTGGCGCATGGCCAGTTCGCTCGTGATCACCGGAGGCGAGGTCGCCGGCTTCCAGCACATCGCCCGGGATGTAACCGCTGAACGGCAGCTTCAGGACAATATGCGTTTTTATGTCCAGGAGGTCATCCGCGCCCAGGAGGATGAACGCAAGCGCGTCGCCCGGGAACTCCACGATGAAGTATCGCCTTCCCTACTGCTTCTCATCCAGCGTATAGATGCCATTTCAAGCAACAGCCGCCTCAAGCTGTCCGAAGTGATGAAGCAAAAGATGGAAGACCTGAGAGTCCAGACCGTCGAAGCGCTGGAGAGCACTAGGCGCATCGCCCAGGACCTGCGGCCCCGCATCCTGGATGACCTGGGACTCATCGCCGCTCTGGAATGGATGGCCGATAACCTTATTAAAAAACACGGTATTGAAGCCAAAGTCATCATCGTCGGGCGGGAGCAGGCGCTATCATCGGAGGTGCAGCTACTGCTCTTCCGCATCGCCCAGGAGGCCCTGAACAACGTCCGCAAGCATTCGGATGCTTCCCAGGTGGAAATTACCGTCACTTTCGGGGAAGAGAAGACCGTTGTGTCTATCGCCGACAATGGCAAGGGCTTCTCTGTGCCGCTGCGCATCAGCGACCTGGCCGCCGGCGGCAAGTTAGGTCTGGCTGGCATGCAGGAACGCGCCCAGCTCATCGGCGGGCACGTTGACCTCAAAAGCGATCCAGGACACGGCGCGGTGATCACCGTCGAGGTGCCTAATCAAGGCAATCGCTGCGACATGCCGACACCGTCTCAAGAACTGGAGCGCCGTCTGAGAAGCTAG
- a CDS encoding GyrI-like domain-containing protein, producing the protein MEKIDFKKTLKQFFNAPKEPVFVDVPEMNYLMVDGRGRPDSSDAANAIGALYSVAYTIKFMVKNNGLLDFGVLPLEGLWWSDDMADFTNGNKDNWQWTYMIMQPSLVNREMVEKAVAEVRRKKNPAAIGQVRFEALEEGRSAQMMHIGPYADEGPNIARLHRFISEAGRAFDGKKQKHHEIYLSDPARTAPEKMKTIIRQPVT; encoded by the coding sequence ATGGAGAAAATAGATTTCAAAAAGACCCTTAAACAATTTTTTAACGCGCCGAAAGAGCCGGTTTTCGTAGATGTCCCGGAAATGAATTATCTCATGGTCGACGGCCGCGGGCGGCCGGATAGTTCGGATGCCGCCAATGCCATCGGGGCTCTCTACTCTGTGGCTTACACTATTAAGTTCATGGTGAAGAACAACGGATTGCTCGATTTCGGAGTCCTGCCGCTGGAAGGCTTATGGTGGTCCGACGATATGGCTGACTTCACCAACGGCAATAAGGATAACTGGCAGTGGACCTATATGATCATGCAGCCAAGTTTAGTGAATCGGGAGATGGTCGAAAAAGCTGTCGCCGAGGTCCGTCGTAAAAAGAATCCCGCCGCCATCGGTCAGGTCAGGTTTGAAGCGCTGGAAGAAGGGCGGTCAGCTCAGATGATGCATATCGGCCCCTATGCAGATGAAGGGCCGAACATAGCCAGGCTGCACCGGTTCATCTCTGAAGCCGGCCGCGCCTTTGACGGCAAAAAGCAGAAACACCACGAGATATATCTTTCGGATCCGGCACGCACCGCACCGGAGAAAATGAAGACCATTATCCGTCAGCCGGTAACTTAA
- the ruvA gene encoding Holliday junction branch migration protein RuvA produces the protein MIASLNGKIALLGADWAVIDVAGVGYKVFLTSAALSQIQNAKEVKLFTHLQVREDALTLFGFTTFEDLSIFETMLGVTGIGAKLALSLLSAFNAEELAAIIATGNEAMLCTVSGIGKKTASRIILELKDKVSRAWAAVPQSLAGTQDAEVLSALAALGYTQAEAARAVVGLPRDAALSVEEKIRLALAGLGTA, from the coding sequence ATGATCGCTTCGCTCAATGGTAAAATCGCTCTCCTCGGCGCCGATTGGGCAGTGATCGATGTCGCCGGCGTCGGTTACAAGGTGTTTCTCACCTCAGCCGCCCTTTCACAAATACAGAACGCCAAAGAGGTAAAGCTGTTCACCCACCTCCAGGTCCGCGAAGACGCCCTGACTCTTTTCGGTTTCACCACCTTTGAGGATCTGAGTATTTTCGAGACTATGCTGGGAGTCACCGGCATCGGCGCCAAGCTGGCTTTGTCCTTGCTTTCAGCCTTCAACGCAGAAGAACTCGCCGCCATCATCGCCACCGGCAACGAGGCTATGCTCTGCACCGTCTCAGGCATCGGCAAGAAAACGGCGTCTCGCATTATTCTTGAACTTAAGGATAAGGTTTCGCGCGCCTGGGCGGCCGTGCCGCAATCCCTGGCTGGAACCCAGGACGCCGAGGTTTTATCAGCCCTCGCCGCTTTGGGCTACACTCAGGCTGAAGCAGCTCGGGCGGTGGTCGGGTTGCCCCGGGACGCCGCCCTGTCCGTGGAAGAAAAGATACGGCTCGCCCTGGCTGGTTTAGGCACAGCGTAG
- a CDS encoding RidA family protein, with translation MSKEIIHTDKAPKAIGPYSQAVKAGNLLFTSGQLPINPATGEIKGDMTAQTRQTLENLKAVIEAAGGTLQDAVKATVFITDLKGFAAMNAVYAEFFPNWPPARSTVEVSGLARGALVEIEAVAVIGDGK, from the coding sequence TTGAGCAAGGAAATTATTCATACCGATAAAGCCCCCAAAGCCATAGGCCCTTACTCCCAGGCGGTGAAAGCCGGAAACCTGCTGTTCACCTCCGGCCAACTGCCGATCAACCCGGCGACAGGCGAAATTAAAGGCGATATGACCGCCCAAACGCGGCAGACGCTGGAAAACCTGAAGGCGGTAATTGAAGCGGCGGGCGGGACACTCCAGGACGCGGTCAAGGCAACGGTGTTCATCACCGACCTTAAAGGGTTTGCCGCGATGAACGCGGTTTACGCCGAATTTTTCCCGAACTGGCCTCCGGCCAGGAGCACCGTCGAGGTCTCCGGGCTGGCCAGGGGCGCCCTGGTGGAGATAGAGGCCGTCGCGGTTATCGGGGATGGAAAATAG
- a CDS encoding response regulator transcription factor → MAKTRILIADDHAVLREGMRRLLEQEKDMEVVGEASDGEEAVRFVDEMKPDVVLMDIVMPKLTGVEATKLIKKANPSTCILILTAYSDIRYILGLLEAGASGYLLKSARADEIVGAIRAVRSGESVLDSMATRKLLERVVNLSKETPEDKSRGQLSPREIEILRLAARGMSNRDIAEKLELSMRTVKAHLSNIFNKMRCSCRTEAIVKGFREGYVTLDDVPQGIENYEKEKI, encoded by the coding sequence ATGGCCAAGACGCGTATCTTGATTGCCGATGACCACGCGGTGCTCCGCGAGGGCATGCGCCGCCTGCTGGAGCAGGAGAAGGACATGGAGGTTGTCGGTGAAGCCTCCGATGGCGAGGAAGCCGTCCGCTTCGTAGATGAGATGAAGCCAGACGTCGTCCTGATGGATATCGTGATGCCCAAGCTCACCGGCGTTGAAGCTACCAAACTGATAAAAAAGGCCAATCCGTCTACCTGCATCCTCATTTTGACTGCCTACTCTGACATTCGTTATATCCTAGGGCTGCTTGAGGCTGGAGCTAGCGGCTACCTCTTGAAGAGCGCCCGTGCCGATGAGATTGTCGGCGCCATCCGGGCTGTCCGAAGCGGCGAATCGGTACTCGATTCCATGGCAACCCGCAAGCTTCTGGAACGGGTTGTTAACTTGTCCAAAGAGACGCCGGAGGATAAGAGCCGCGGCCAGTTGTCTCCCCGGGAAATCGAGATCCTACGCCTGGCGGCCCGCGGTATGAGCAACCGCGATATTGCTGAAAAGCTGGAACTGTCGATGCGCACCGTAAAGGCACATCTGTCAAATATCTTCAATAAGATGCGCTGCAGCTGCCGCACCGAAGCCATAGTCAAGGGCTTCCGGGAGGGTTACGTCACCCTTGACGACGTCCCCCAGGGCATCGAGAACTATGAAAAAGAGAAAATCTAG